The sequence below is a genomic window from Neodiprion pinetum isolate iyNeoPine1 chromosome 7, iyNeoPine1.2, whole genome shotgun sequence.
CAAGAGCTAGACTGAAGAGTTTTGGAACAGAGGCAAATAATATGTGTCGTGCCTGGAGGACAGGCATCTTCGCGGGCTTGTGTGTGACGCTAAAAGGCACAACACTTGCCCGAATCTCTTTCATCTTCCAGCCAGCATCCTCATCTCACTTTGAAAGCTTCCGGAAACGGAAGACGAGACGATATGCATTTTTGGCGCACGGTACTTGCTTGACAAAAGTCAGTCAGTCACCTGTGGAAGAGTTTTTGCCTGCTTATGATAGTCCTGGAAACGCAATTGCTGATAAAAAACcttacaaggaaggtatcccaggtcgatatCTCCGATTTCATTGCTATTGTAACACGTTATAGTAGAATTAAAGCTAAAAGACGCgtcgtttttttcatccgcCATTAAACGCTTCAAGGTGTcgaaaccaccctccaaattATAAGGCGTGTCAAGTGGCGATTTGAAagtactttttcttttcatagagaaaattacatttttcatttctcgttgtGAGAAAAACTTTCCCAGTTgaattggttaaaaaatattacgttcCAGTGGGTGAAATTGCCAAATCGCCACTcgacatgccttactttgaATGGTGGTTTCACCCTCTCAAAGTGATTATtggcagatgaaaaaaaatacgtttcgCTTGGTTTTTAGTCCACTATAACATattgcaaaagaaatgaaatcggagaCATCGACCTGGGACATCTTCCTTGTTAGTCTAACGACACTAGCTGCGCTTCAGCCAGGCGAATGCTGCACTCGTCCGGGTTTATACCGGGTGTGTATCCCATCGATCGATGGTGCAATGCAGCAGCAACGTGAACCGGGAATCGCCTGGAGCGAAGGAGGCTGTAGGTTGCTATCGTTGTTTGAACAGACTCGTCGTTTCCCGTGCAGGGTAGTTGAAATAATGCCCCTAATATTACCCGGGCGCTTTCCTCTCACCCCGTCCGTAACCCACGGCAAATACATGAGCACTTGAGCACACCCACAACTTCCATCCACCCCGCGATGAACCCACTCTCATTTCACTTGTATACATAAAAATCCAAAGCCCCGCCAGTGTAAATTGCCGACTCAACGTCACGGAGTTCACGGCCGTTTGCTCGAATCTCATCCAGTCGcacggatttttatttttttcattttttttaagtttttttctcactctcgTTAATCGGCGTCGACACTTTTTTCGCGAGATGACACGAAATTTGAAGCAGCTTTCGCATAATCGTGAAAAACTTGGAGATATTCGTCTACGCTTGCTAAACTGCCCGAGTCAAAGATGCAGTTCGTGTTAATCTAAGTACCGCAATTTATCGCTCACGACAAAACACTCCGGCAagaataaagaagaaataatcgCAACGATCCCTTTTTAGGTGAATTTTTCACGGTTAGtctacttctttttttatgcAAGGAGCTTTTTATGCATATGACGTAAAAGTTGATTCTTGACCTCGGTGTAATGAACAGGGTTGTTTTCTTGAAAATGAAGGTCAAATGATACGAAACAGTTTGATAACGTTTCGAACTTAGTGGGGGCCTTATATTACATAATCTTGATTAAATGGAATCGATTGATTTCAGAATATCTAACAAAAGTGATAAATAATGTTGCTGAATTCGCAACCATTCCGATCAAAATGATAAATGATTCCTGTTAGCTCTTCTTTTGATCAATAATTAATGCAAGAAAGGGAATCGAGTATTCCTTCTCAGTTTAACGCATGATCACAGTGTCAAACAAAAAGCACACTTACTGGCCTTGGATAATGTTTTcataaaatcattttcatcaataaatcaTTCCACGGTCCTCGCAGTAGCTCATCTTAAAGTTTAACCCTTTCAATCACgcgtttcggttttttttttttttttttaaatggaagTGCAATTATTCGTCCCCCATGTATTTTTCGACGCTGAATGTAAATCTGACgtcaaaatttgataaaacaaaaacaacccCTAGAATGGGGTGACGGTAGTCTCAAATTCCGATTTATGTGGGTATTTATTTTCAGTCGGTACGATTTTAATCCTAAAATAGGTGCAAGCCCCGATGCTATCTATACGCATCCCTAAGGAGGGTAAAAACTACCCCTATGccttgaattttgtaaatctaaTAACGATTCTGAGATCTCTGTTAGCCAGCCAATGAATTCCAAGCTTTTTTAGCATACGTTTACTATCAAATTTCTCCGCTAACGAATTACATTCTCTAAAACACGGTTTTATTTGCAtacctttatttataacaatttcaaacaattacgGATTCACAAAAAAATCCTAATCATTCCAAAGTTTTAAGTATTTTCTACCtgaatatgtaaaaaaaaattcagaattttacatgaaacgacaaaaaaaaagaaagaaagggcATCACTACAGTAGCTTccgtgactgaaagggttaaactCACGAAGTCGAGGTAAAAGCGCTGCTCCAATTGGATGAACGCGCAATGACCTACtccaaaaaaattctacaccCCTCGTTGATCGCTGCTTTCGAACAGTTTTGTACAGAGGCCAAGTAACGACGAAGTACTACAGATTCTTGACACGATCCGGTGGTTGGGTTTGGATGCAAAGTTACGTTACCATCGTTCACAATTCAAGAAGTTCAAGGCCGCACTGTATAGTCTCGGTAAACTACGTCCTCTCGGAGCAGGAGGCTTCGGATCTGGTCCTAAACTCGGAGCAGAAGCTCTCCGCTGGAACTTCTTCCTGTCCACCAGTGACGACAGTTCTACCAGGCTCCCTATCGACGGCCACGACGGTTTTGCCGGGCGCTCTGTCCTCTGCAACGACCGTTTTACCCGGCACACCGACCTCGGCACCGACTTCGGCCACCGACATTGACCTTGAGCAGAGTCCAAGCCCGCCGTATCGCACCGGAAGAGTCAACGAACCACCGGACACCGACTATGGCGACAGTTCCGGCTATTCCGGTGCCGAATTTGTCCCGGGACAAGCAACCGGACACACTCATTATCTCACGACGGCTTACGGGCCGCAGGGGAATAACAGCGGCAACAATCACGCCGAGGGATCGTACTATCCAACGGAATTGTTCTACCAGTATGGAGGTGAGATGTTAATGTAACGTATCGAGGGTAGAGGACAAGGAGGACTATGTCCGTCTGTAAAAAGTGTTTGTAAGCTAGAGTACATCACGGGGTAGTGAGAAGAAGACGACACTCTACCAGCGCTCGGCTCAAAACTTGGTCCAGTTTTTCAGGCTACGTGAGAGGAATTGTCAAGATGCGATTTGAGCGCCTCTTGCGGCGTTGGTCCGTATAACGCTCTCTCCCCTATCCTCATATGATCTTGCGATTCGCCGTCTGCCATCTTTTCCTCGGATTTAATGTTAAAGCAATTAACTACTCGGTTTTCACAAGTTTTCGCTCACTTCAAACGCGTATTTTACGAATCTAGGAAGTATGCTTATAGCACGGAGGTTTATAGGTTAGCATCgccagttttcttttttttatactttatagcgaaaatttcactttttttcgtAAGAGGTGCTCAAATCGCATTCAGACAATTCTTCTTACCTTACCTTACCGAAAAATAGATATCCGCTTTGCGAAGGCGTTGTTTTCAAGGAAACTTACTAAATGACATTTTCAAGTCCCAATTAAACAAAGTTATTCATACCATTTGTTAAAtctatcgttgaaaaaattgaaatttaggATTAGGTATGATGATAACATTTTGTCGTAAATTTTTAGGTTATGTATTgagtatattttcatttcactacGTTAGCAATGGACCATGCATTCAGAacacttttatcaactaatcTAGTCATTACAACTATTCGCATATCTTGCTACTTCCCTTTGACATACTTCACTTGATCTATAACGGTCAGGTTCAGATTGAACTCTTATTGCTTATCAGCGCCATTCTGGTGACTTATTGAACCACTATTCTCTCAAACTTTGtatcaatgtataatgtatCTTTAACACTAGAACTACGAGACCAGTCAAAATgactgatttttcaatttcattttaacaTTCCTACTTCATGTTACATTTTACCTCGGCAGTTCTAGTGTTAACAGTAAATAGCCACAAAAGTTTAATGCTTTGAAAATCCCATATCGAGACATATTATATCCACGTTGCTTGGTTATCACTTAAATCTGCTACACAGTATCAGACTCGATGAGATTAAGATAGTCGAAAAGTACTCCTCATCGAAAAACAACACCATCCCGCCCATCATTTACTCATCCCCTTCGCATTGTCCACTCAGGAATGCATCACGAAGTGATGCCATCGatgcaacaacagcagcagcatcaacaGCAACAATCGCAGGCTCACTCGCATCTGATCCATCACACGGTACCAACAACGATCCAACAGCAGCAACACAGTCCGCAACAGAACCaccaacagcaacaacagaGGCCATTTTCAGCCTCATCGAGTTCCTGCGGTAGTTCGGATGCCTCCGACGTTCACCTGCCGAGTCCGTTGGGTCTCCACTCACTTCCGACCGGTTATCCAGGCCAACACCACCTCCTCGattcctcctcctcgtcggCCAGCCTCGCCGACGGTAGCGTAATGTTTCCGAGTTGCGGtttcaacaacaacaacaacaacaacaacagcagctacgcgacggcgacgacgacgacgagccTCGCCCACCAGGAAAACACCTCCTATCCGGTCCACCCTGCCCATCACAACCCCCGGCAatcccacccccacccccacccccaccctcACCCTCACCTTCACCCCCAGGCGCATCACCACCCCCagcaccaccaccatcaccaccatCACCACTCGCTCGAGCACCTCGACGCTCCTCCGGCTGGGTACACCAGCGTCATTGTCGACACCCAGCAGTACAGTCCTGGACAGTCGGCCCACACCGTTTCTACGGCAAACGGAACCCCGCCGCTGAACTCTCATCAGCATCACCACGAGGTTCACCACCAGTTTGTTCACTGACGTTCGCTCCAAGGGCCGACTTAGCGAGCCGTAACTCATCCTCGATCCGTAATCCCGGAACTTTGACGACGATCGCAATCGTTGGATCAAATGACAGGTGTCGGATCCATCCTGTCGGTCGAGACGAGAACCATGAATGACAGCTCGTGCTGgtcgcgagttttatcggtattttttttattatacacgcCGTGTCGTCGCcgtgttgaaatttatattttatttaccttCGTCGAGAATGGTGAGCTCCGATTGAAACAATCGTCGACGATATCGCGAAATTAactttaattgaataaaaaaaatttttttttttttttaaacgaacgCATCGCGTCTCGCAAATTATCGCTGCGCGTGTAAATATGAtacattacatatatatagacgATGCGATGACATTGTTAGGTACCtagatattataaatacaaaattaatGTCAACAAAGTCGAAACGAGTATCTGGTCGCCGTTATGGCCCTaagttatacgtatacttcAATACAGACTTGTTAAGTGTTGATTTCAGAATACTGATAACggtattgtaaatattatacatacataaaatcTAAAACAGATAATATGCGTGTGAGTATAACGTAACTGGTTATAATACGTAGTTCGAAACagtttaatatatatatatatatatgtatattgtaaggAATAAATTGACGAATGAACGAATTAATTCAGGATGAGTGTAAatgatttatgtatattatctAATATAGCTGATaatgttgaaataaatataatatgtattacGCGTTAGAAAGTGTGTGTATATCTTGAATTATATAGACCCGAAGACTGACCGGTGCTCGTGCCAACCGACCAAAGATATATGCGCCCATTTATTCACCCGTACAATTATGACGGCTAGATCGTtgtattcaattaattttacttGATTATACCATTATGCAATGTGTGTGCGTACGTACATGCATTGTAAAGgttgaaatttaaagaaaatagagaagagaaaaaattcaccctggtgaaaaaacttgtaatacgtgtaataatatataatgtaaatagCGTATCTCAAAGGCACACGATTCTCTATCATATAAATacgtgtaaaatatataaacatattatatatatatatatatatatatatatatatatatatatatacgtaggtataataacgATATTGTTATGAAGTATTTTAATATAATACCAATAATGATCacgataataattatgataaaaataatattaacgtAGTATGActtaataacaatgataacaataattatgtAACAACATTAATAACAGCGAGAATTATACAGAACATTATTTGTCTGGTAATTACATATCTTTGTTTGTATGATTTAACTTTAGCGTTCGTcgtgtaaataaattacttAGTTATGTCACACGTCCTTTGCGCGTATGTGTAtttgtatagatatataaataaGCGTGTTCGTATAATGAAATGGCAAGTTTAAAAGCAACGTTAAacatattttgatttttgatttgagtattaaaaaaagaaaagaagaagaaatgtaCGTACAGCGgaagtaaagaaaataatgacaacgtttcaaaataaaaaagtgaCGCTCGATTGTATTGAACTtgggattttttcaaattttgtattcgaaaatgttaatttcatgttttcaACTTTATGTTACACGGGCGAAATGAATAACAAACACGCATTGCATgtgttatataatatacgcgtaacgtatttatttataaatatatacatatgacatattattaatataaaaattgattgaataaataaacaaatgaataattatgtatcatatacacacatatttaCGAGTGCGAAATATTCGTTATGTAATGTTGATACGaattattgtatacatatattatatataatatatatgattaatatatattatataaatataatttaagcTCTGTATATATTGTAAAACTACAGCGCTGCACGGTAAAGCCCCagacatataaaaaaaaaaaaaaaaagactaccacgtacacacgcacacacgacACGttatacaaaatgaaaatacatcaTATTTTCCTCTGAAGTTTTTCCTTCTTCATTCATTgataataatcaattaattccCCCCATTTTATACGATACGAATATTATATGTAGAtgtttcgtttcaattcacGTGAAAAAGGCTTGTGGATGCAGAGAGTGTTTTTGCTAAAAAATGCCACGAGATAAAAATAGATTAGAAACTGATAAATTCGTATAAGAATCGGAAAATCCGCTTCTTGAATCTTCGTCTAATGCGAATTTTACATGGCATTTCGCGCAGggttaaatttcttcttttaaaaTCAACAATCACCACAAAGATTTACGCGATTCTAATCGCACGTGAACGTCTCTCCGTCAGACTTACCGTAATAGGGCTTAAATCCGGGTCACTTGGAGTAACTGACGGAGTGACGAAGGACAGAAAGCGGGAAATTCCCTGGTGACGTTTTGGCCGAAAAGCTGTATAAGGTAATCAGCTGTTTAATTGCGGAGACACCCTGACGCTGGTGTTTGCCACGCTTAACGCTCATTCGTCCATGGTAATCCAAAGCCGTTTAACCACCCGTCAAGAAAATCATCTACCTACCAGCTTTAGAACCGCGGCTACCTGACCCTTGGGAATCCTCTGCGTTTAACCGCCGAAGGATTTTCCTCAAGAGACATTCTGACGCGACAGGAACGAAAGGAGCTTTCAATTTCACTCGTTGCCGGAACTGCGTTCGAGACAAAAGAACTGTAACTCAGGACTTTCTTCCCCCGTGTTCTCAACTCCTTTGgattgagtgaaatttttttattttttttttgtattgtttttatcactttttaaACTCGAATCAGTCAAACGAGCTGTTGCAattctttgtttgttttttcgtttagCGCAGAGAATGCATATTTTCCACTTTATCAAAACACtcaatttgaatgaaacaatatCTGCACCGGATTTTTGGATACCAAAGCAAAACATGTCTCAAGTCGACGTGCAGTTTGAAGCAAAATTTCACTCAGAATGGTGAAACTAATTAATGACGAAATGTTACCCTGTACGTGttataaaatatcaaaaaattatcacgCACGACGATAAATACAAAGGaatataatatcgatcaattaAAACTAAGAAGAATAACGAATaacgaatataaaaaaaagaaaaaaaaaaaacaagagcTCAACTAATTGTTCGACGAAGGCAATTATTTCGCTCCATGGGGGGaaaaagtgtgtgtgtgtatatatatatatatatatgtataccatgGGCAAAAGTTTGGCAAACGCGTGCGGCTCAGCGGGTGGGACACGTGACCAGTATAACAATCGGAGAACAGTCGCGTCTTAATGGGGGGGAGGATAAAATAGGCGTTTGACTAGTCAAGTCAGAGGACGTaggaaagggaaaaagagagagaaagatggaAGGAGAGACGGAGGACTATTATACCGAGGGAACATAGGCAAGGTGCGGGCAAAAGCTGTTTTAACAGCCTCGTTTCCCCTTGTTAAATTCTTCGGCTCGTGACACGCCGCAGGATCCTGTGAAATTGTGCGATCAGTTGTCAAGTATAATAATGGCTGCGCGGTAATGCCGAATACGTTGTTTGTCGATGCGCGTAAGGGATCCACGCTTTCTTTTCTATACCGTAATTACTCGCTTCTCACTGACGATGAATGGGAGAGAAACAAACGACAAACTACGCCGAAAATCATCCCCCGATAGATCATTATGGGACTCGTTTTACCCTCGGTTCGGGTCACGCGACTTATTTTATTccgactgactgactgactgactgattTGCGAGTGGACTGACTTCAGGTCCGCTCTTCGTCCCTTTCTCGGTTTGGTTGCGGACATTTGTGAGGCTGAAGTTATTCATAGGGTCTGAAATTCGGTAAATTTTAATAACGCAAGGCGGTATGTgtaattcttttcttttctttttttttttataaacttgcAAGTCGCTACAAAGTCGCAAAATTGCAACACCCCACGTAGTCCCAAGAAGTCAAGTAACCCCGTTTGTGGTTTTCATCAGCAGTGGCAAAAGCTTCGTGTTTAATAGTAAACACCGGTTCGAATACCAAGCTTTTTACGCTGCCTATCAACATCACAAACGGAGTTTAATCGACTTCTTGGAACTACACGCGGTGCTAAAATGGTTTGCGATTAACACCGAATCCAATGGATACTAAATCGTAACATTGTACGTTGGCACTCGACCGAGTTTTTGTGATCGGAATGGGAAATTGACACTTGGCTGTGTAACTAGTGTCAATAATTACTTTATCAACTTTTTGCAAGAGGTTACACAGGCGACGTATTCGAAGTTAAGAAATTCGCATTAACTTTCGTGTCAATGTATATGATGTTTCAGTTGCATCTTCAACTTTTGATACATTGTTGCAGCTTGTTACACTTACAAACTCGCAACAACGAGCCTAATTCGAGGCCACACGATGATCCACGGGTGAACACGTACacttgattgaaattttgagtaattcaGGTGTGCCGCTTCGTCAGATTTGTTACATCGTTGAGCGCTATTTGTTGCGGGAGAAACAAGTGTCAGTCGCCGCCTGGTGGCCAACCGCGGTACTTGTTTATAATTCGAATTTACTTTAGTTTTAGGAGTTCCGTTCACCTGgttggtagaaaaaaaaaattcgatttttaaaaaaggtgCTCATTCGAAAGCACTATCCTTTGAGTGTCTTCCCTGGAAATTTTATATAGAAAATAAGAAGGAAGAATGAGATCGACACAGCATAAAAAAGATCTGACGGTGGAATCGACGTCTCGGAAAGATCCGTCATATATGACCCAGGAATCGACGATTTCACGTGAGTTTGAAATAAACCGGTAGTTTCATCGTCAGTTGTAAACTGAACtgaaaactttaaacgcgtttttaaAATCCGTGCCAGAAATATCTCCGCGATTTTTGGACCGATCGGGATCTAGTTTTGCACGGTCATGTTTCACACAATAATCTAGTAATTGTCGAGCCGTTTTTTCGATACCTGGCgtaggttttcttttttttttttttttttcgttgtctATCATAAGCATTAAACAATTTTCCGGCAAAAAATCACTTGTTTTATTTCAGAGACTGCCATGAtcggagaaaattgaaattttaaattccgTTTCTATAAGTGCTAGTTTTATCCGTCTACTGTAagaaatgtttcttttttttttcagacaaagAACGGCGGAGGCACGTCTGGTACAGCAAACGTCATCAACAAAAACACGTCTCAGGAAAGtgactgtaacttttgtaCCGTTTGAGATTTATCaaccaaatttttcacaaagtagagataaaatttcatactTTAAAATATGTACAACGGTTGTCGAATAACGTTCAGTTTCATAGACgagaaaaattcttaaacATAAGCCTAGTTTTAGCCGTCCCAGGTACTTGTAATCCCATAAAGCAATGGAACAACACAAGCGTCGAGTAAGCCTGTAACCCTGAATTATCCCAGTCAAAACTAACTAATCCTCTAACTAAATCTAACTAAAAAACACTCTCTGCTGGTGCGGAAAGAAACGTATCGCGGTGTAGAGACAGTGCAATAACAATAAACAGTTTGTACCGCAATTTACACTAAAACCAACCGTTCGTAACCACCGGGTGTCAATTTATAGTCTACGCTCATAACAgtgttaataattattaacgaGCACCATTTTTTCCTTTACAACATCCGAAGTGCAGTTTCTAGTATTCCTCGGTGTTAAAATTAGACATCCAAAAATTACCGTGTTGAAGTTGTAGTAACGATTCATGCTCAGGGAAAACCGTcgtttcgcgattttggaattgtttgaaattcggtaaactgtgataaaaaaaaaaaaaaaacctgatcGTATTTTGAAATCTTAGTTCGTTGAATGTCactgtaaaaataagaaaatagtcTTCTTTCCgggatgtttcgttacgataacgctACTAACTTTAATATCGATAAAGATTTTGACTACGCATGTCTATCTCTTTCTAAAACAAGGCACCGCGCCTAGTTTTCATGATCTGAGGGTTAAAAATTGCACTCCGAGTACTGATTTCGATCGACTCCGAAATCGACATGTGCAGCAGTTGTAACGCGAAGGaaggaatgagaaaaaatgcGTATCACGACATACGTTGTGTCCAAATAATCGGATAATGCAGGTTATACTTAATACGTAGCATTCGGGGAAACGGGTCAGAGCGCAGAGATAATCCTGGTTGAAGTAATAACAGCCATGGCCGTAAGCCGTTGACAAATGCGTCTACTTCGGCAGAATTTGggtaaatatgaaaaatcgtAATAACGTTGTACACATCAAAGAATGTAATGAAACGCGTTTCTGGGATGAAACACGTCGcggtaatataaataataatcggCCATACGGGAGCCTCACAGTGTGGCAAAATGGACGAAAGTCCGGCCGCGACTTGATTCTTAAAggatttgaagaaaataaaatttaaagtaCTTGGTCGGGAGTCTGCTAACTTATTCCAGTGCGATTTTTAATAGTTGTATGTTTAATCCATAAAAATAGTGTAAGAGTTCGTCGTGTGAAATAACATGTGATCAGAGGATACGATTTATATAACTACGTATTGAGTCAGTGTTGCAGGTCTAAGTTTTGTGGGTTAGGTTATTGTAGGCCTGCTATTAGCAGAAAGTATTTTTGATACCATAAAAAGTTTTATAATTCTGAGAGTCACGGGATAGGCTAACATAAGTGAGACCTTATATCGAGAGACTGGATATTGACAGGTTAGATATCGCAGGCTTTGGTTTTGCGTGATTCGGGTCTATGACCCAGGTTATATGAATTCAAGAATTTATGAATTACGTGGAATTagtattgatttatttataaatcttCAACCGTCGGTTGTAAAATTTTGGTCAATCAGGTTTCAACTTCTTCAACATTAAGTTTCAACAGATCCTGTTGCGCACAGTTTCGGTAACGCGGAACGaaagggaaattaaaaatgttacatCATATTCCCTGCCAAGTACCTACTTCAAATTTGATATCGTTTAAATCCGTTATGAATTAAGCCCCGTCCGGACTTTTGTCCATTTTGCGACACTGTGAGCCtgtgcgcgcgcaccttttgcACTGCAGCTCAATGTTACACTATTGCGCGTAAAAACGTCGCGTCGCTATTGTGAAAACAAGGAGATGGCGGAGAAGGAGATGAAGAGGAGGAGGGCGATTCCCGTGGCACGAAGTCAAGTTTTGTTGCCTTTCGCGCTGGTCGctcgtaaaaatatgaaacctGAAAGGTTTCAAGCCTTTATATTGCTCGGA
It includes:
- the sim gene encoding protein single-minded isoform X1; translated protein: MGPMIRTAAGLSASDPYVETWKRRRAVDDTIQKGGANHSSDILELQNASKILENNNETSNKNNNGSSNNYEKKSSSYVTGTNDGCSLNVASLASGPQEVVMKEKSKNAARSRREKENQEFFELAKLLPLPAAITSQLDKASIIRLTTSYLKMRHVFPDGLGDAWGAVPPATNPREAAIKELGSHLLQTLDGFIFVVAPDGKIMYISETASVHLGLSQVELTGNSIYEYIFPADHQEMEAVLSLTHLATSPNGLSNLPPPNPRGDIELERAFFIRMKCVLAKRNAGLTTHGFKVIHCSGYLKVKQFSLSGGGGTEYEEAGIQNVGLVAVGHSLPPSSVTEIKLHHNMFMFRASLDLRLIFLDARVAQLTGYEPQDLIEKTLYQYIHGCDVMQMRYSHQILLYRGQVTTKYYRFLTRSGGWVWMQSYVTIVHNSRSSRPHCIVSVNYVLSEQEASDLVLNSEQKLSAGTSSCPPVTTVLPGSLSTATTVLPGALSSATTVLPGTPTSAPTSATDIDLEQSPSPPYRTGRVNEPPDTDYGDSSGYSGAEFVPGQATGHTHYLTTAYGPQGNNSGNNHAEGSYYPTELFYQYGGMHHEVMPSMQQQQQHQQQQSQAHSHLIHHTVPTTIQQQQHSPQQNHQQQQQRPFSASSSSCGSSDASDVHLPSPLGLHSLPTGYPGQHHLLDSSSSSASLADGSVMFPSCGFNNNNNNNNSSYATATTTTSLAHQENTSYPVHPAHHNPRQSHPHPHPHPHPHLHPQAHHHPQHHHHHHHHHSLEHLDAPPAGYTSVIVDTQQYSPGQSAHTVSTANGTPPLNSHQHHHEVHHQFVH
- the sim gene encoding protein single-minded isoform X2, with the protein product MGPMIRTAAGLSASDPYVETWKRRRAVDDTIQKGGANHSSDILELQNASKILENNNETSNKNNNGSSNNYEKKSSSYVTGTNDGCSLNVASLASGPQEVVMKEKSKNAARSRREKENQEFFELAKLLPLPAAITSQLDKASIIRLTTSYLKMRHVFPDGLGDAWGAVPPATNPREAAIKELGSHLLQVELTGNSIYEYIFPADHQEMEAVLSLTHLATSPNGLSNLPPPNPRGDIELERAFFIRMKCVLAKRNAGLTTHGFKVIHCSGYLKVKQFSLSGGGGTEYEEAGIQNVGLVAVGHSLPPSSVTEIKLHHNMFMFRASLDLRLIFLDARVAQLTGYEPQDLIEKTLYQYIHGCDVMQMRYSHQILLYRGQVTTKYYRFLTRSGGWVWMQSYVTIVHNSRSSRPHCIVSVNYVLSEQEASDLVLNSEQKLSAGTSSCPPVTTVLPGSLSTATTVLPGALSSATTVLPGTPTSAPTSATDIDLEQSPSPPYRTGRVNEPPDTDYGDSSGYSGAEFVPGQATGHTHYLTTAYGPQGNNSGNNHAEGSYYPTELFYQYGGMHHEVMPSMQQQQQHQQQQSQAHSHLIHHTVPTTIQQQQHSPQQNHQQQQQRPFSASSSSCGSSDASDVHLPSPLGLHSLPTGYPGQHHLLDSSSSSASLADGSVMFPSCGFNNNNNNNNSSYATATTTTSLAHQENTSYPVHPAHHNPRQSHPHPHPHPHPHLHPQAHHHPQHHHHHHHHHSLEHLDAPPAGYTSVIVDTQQYSPGQSAHTVSTANGTPPLNSHQHHHEVHHQFVH
- the sim gene encoding protein single-minded isoform X4; the protein is MKEKSKNAARSRREKENQEFFELAKLLPLPAAITSQLDKASIIRLTTSYLKMRHVFPDGLGDAWGAVPPATNPREAAIKELGSHLLQTLDGFIFVVAPDGKIMYISETASVHLGLSQVELTGNSIYEYIFPADHQEMEAVLSLTHLATSPNGLSNLPPPNPRGDIELERAFFIRMKCVLAKRNAGLTTHGFKVIHCSGYLKVKQFSLSGGGGTEYEEAGIQNVGLVAVGHSLPPSSVTEIKLHHNMFMFRASLDLRLIFLDARVAQLTGYEPQDLIEKTLYQYIHGCDVMQMRYSHQILLYRGQVTTKYYRFLTRSGGWVWMQSYVTIVHNSRSSRPHCIVSVNYVLSEQEASDLVLNSEQKLSAGTSSCPPVTTVLPGSLSTATTVLPGALSSATTVLPGTPTSAPTSATDIDLEQSPSPPYRTGRVNEPPDTDYGDSSGYSGAEFVPGQATGHTHYLTTAYGPQGNNSGNNHAEGSYYPTELFYQYGGMHHEVMPSMQQQQQHQQQQSQAHSHLIHHTVPTTIQQQQHSPQQNHQQQQQRPFSASSSSCGSSDASDVHLPSPLGLHSLPTGYPGQHHLLDSSSSSASLADGSVMFPSCGFNNNNNNNNSSYATATTTTSLAHQENTSYPVHPAHHNPRQSHPHPHPHPHPHLHPQAHHHPQHHHHHHHHHSLEHLDAPPAGYTSVIVDTQQYSPGQSAHTVSTANGTPPLNSHQHHHEVHHQFVH
- the sim gene encoding protein single-minded isoform X3, which gives rise to MKRGANHSSDILELQNASKILENNNETSNKNNNGSSNNYEKKSSSYVTGTNDGCSLNVASLASGPQEVVMKEKSKNAARSRREKENQEFFELAKLLPLPAAITSQLDKASIIRLTTSYLKMRHVFPDGLGDAWGAVPPATNPREAAIKELGSHLLQTLDGFIFVVAPDGKIMYISETASVHLGLSQVELTGNSIYEYIFPADHQEMEAVLSLTHLATSPNGLSNLPPPNPRGDIELERAFFIRMKCVLAKRNAGLTTHGFKVIHCSGYLKVKQFSLSGGGGTEYEEAGIQNVGLVAVGHSLPPSSVTEIKLHHNMFMFRASLDLRLIFLDARVAQLTGYEPQDLIEKTLYQYIHGCDVMQMRYSHQILLYRGQVTTKYYRFLTRSGGWVWMQSYVTIVHNSRSSRPHCIVSVNYVLSEQEASDLVLNSEQKLSAGTSSCPPVTTVLPGSLSTATTVLPGALSSATTVLPGTPTSAPTSATDIDLEQSPSPPYRTGRVNEPPDTDYGDSSGYSGAEFVPGQATGHTHYLTTAYGPQGNNSGNNHAEGSYYPTELFYQYGGMHHEVMPSMQQQQQHQQQQSQAHSHLIHHTVPTTIQQQQHSPQQNHQQQQQRPFSASSSSCGSSDASDVHLPSPLGLHSLPTGYPGQHHLLDSSSSSASLADGSVMFPSCGFNNNNNNNNSSYATATTTTSLAHQENTSYPVHPAHHNPRQSHPHPHPHPHPHLHPQAHHHPQHHHHHHHHHSLEHLDAPPAGYTSVIVDTQQYSPGQSAHTVSTANGTPPLNSHQHHHEVHHQFVH